From the genome of Spinacia oleracea cultivar Varoflay chromosome 2, BTI_SOV_V1, whole genome shotgun sequence, one region includes:
- the LOC110782084 gene encoding kinesin-like protein KIN-14F isoform X1: MRQEKSTSNAVLSPIPNKNFRGLKALLSNNNTTNDDLIVDDMISDHELALRKAGESAARRYQATGWLREMDQVARDTLPKDPSEERFCLALRNGLILCNVLNKVNPGAVLKVVDNPVVTVQSPEGAAQSAIQYFENMRNFLVTVGNMKLLTFEASDLEKGGSTSKVVDCILCLKGYYEWKQAGGIGVWRYGGTVRITSFPKDCSSSSVGSESADDSLSSFDEYESLPYEQLSEFLHRSSKVSKEESEAAKSLCFLLDRYVLGILQAYVNQKSGVEDLPLNSMVIDIMIRKVVKDLSAVLVSQGVQLGLMLKNKLKSEAACFTHDEFLEAISRYLGSKMPVMNSDDAPECCVCGGRKEVICHCIRDSTSYKAVVDEQQKQLLELKSSFTETRLEVKKAHVQWDEEIKKLENHVKSLEVASSSYYKILEENRQLYNQVQDLKGSIRVYCRVRPFLHGQSDRESTVDHIGENGNIMIVHPHKQGKDARKIFSFNKVFGTNATQQQIYADTQSLIRSVLDGFNVCIFAYGQTGSGKTYTMSGPDFTAEDTWGVNYRALQDLFQISKSRINMIEYEIRVQMIEIYNEQVRDLLVVDGSSRRLDIRNNSQLNGLNVPDACLVHVNCTKHVLDLMGVGLKNRAVGATALNERSSRSHSILTIHVQGKELITGSILRGCLHLVDLAGSERVDKSEAVGERLKEAQHINKSLSALGDVISALAQKNAHIPYRNSKLTQVLQDSLGGQAKTLMFVHINPESNAIGETISTLKFAERVASIELGAARANKETTELRDLKAEISNLKSSLEKKEAELEHLKCANVRSNSEIQKARPVSPVHVPRLARPVDDKSIEVRSCSSSKQRRSRFPSGFKEHEPMPKMPFIAEEKLPKPGNPRSPSPPVRRSMSTDRGILIRSRLKPEITEKPVQKVQYPASARSVSVNKHPGPPQGNPLVDLYDGNLLLNQENEQLKPVLNTRQMLSVRKSKHDINKPKTKNQQPATRIPKVDETHTLLTDIDTTTGGKIDEGRKSDFSEPENENGLFSSPMYSRNSRLKKLQANSTKSSQYLEPRGHTNTVDSVMSGRLETHLQKESNNPSMSGIRRSQSTPRGKFLILP, encoded by the exons ATGCGGCAAGAGAAGAGCACGTCGAATGCAGTTTTATCTCCAATCCCAAACAAGAATTTCAGAGGATTGAAGGCTCTGCTTTCTAATAATAATACTACTAATGACGACTTAATTGTTGATGATATGATCAGTGATCATGAATTGGCTCTTCGAAAGGCTGGTGAATCAG CTGCAAGAAGGTATCAAGCAACAGGATGGCTAAGGGAAATGGACCAAGTAGCAAGGGATACCCTCCCAAAGGACCCCTCTGAAGAACGCTTTTGTTTAGCCTTACGGAATGGTCTAATCCTTTGCAATGTCCTTAATAAAGTCAACCCTGGTGCTGTACTTAAG GTTGTGGATAATCCAGTGGTGACAGTGCAATCTCCGGAAGGAGCAGCACAATCAGCCATTCAGTACTTTGAAAACATGAGGAATTTCTTGGTAACTGTTGGCAATATGAAGCTCTTGACTTTTGAAGCCTCTGACTTGGAAAAG GGAGGTTCTACAAGCAAAGTTGTGGACTGCATTCTTTGCCTAAAAGGCTACTACGAGTGGAAACAAGCTGGTGGAATTGGAGTATGGAGGTATGGTGGAACAGTGAGGATCACGTCATTCCCAAAAGACTGCTCCTCCTCTTCAGTTGGCAGTGAAAGTGCTGATGATTCATTGTCGTCGTTTGATGAATATGAATCATTACCGTATGAGCAGTTGTCCGAGTTTCTTCATCGGTCTAGTAAGGTTTCAAAGGAGGAATCAGAAGCAGCAAAAAGTCTATGTTTTTTACTAGATCGCTATGTGCTTGGGATTTTGCAAGCATATGTCAATCAGAAGAGTGGAGTTGAGGATTTGCCTTTGAATTCAATG GTAATTGATATTATGATCAGGAAGGTAGTCAAAGATCTTTCAGCAGTGCTTGTTTCTCAAGGTGTTCAG CTCGGGCTCATGTTGAAGAACAAGTTGAAGAGCGAGGCAGCGTGTTTTACACATGACGAATTCCTAGAAGCAATTTCACGGTATCTTGGCAGCAAGATGCCTGTTATGAATTCTGACGATGCACCAGAATGTTGCGTCTGTGGTGGAAGAAAAGAGGTTATCTGTCATTGTATCAGAGATTCCACAAGCTACAAGGCAGTGGTAGATGAGCAACAAAAACAACTTCTG GAACTCAAGTCGTCTTTTACAGAGACAAGATTAGAAGTGAAAAAGGCTCATGTACAATGGgatgaagaaattaaaaaacTAG AGAATCACGTAAAGAGTCTTGAAGTGGCATCATCGTCTTACTACAAGATTTTAGAAGAAAATCGTCAACTTTACAATCAAGTGCAAGACTTAAAAG GATCAATTCGAGTTTATTGTCGAGTAAGGCCGTTCTTGCATGGGCAATCTGACAGGGAATCAACTGTGGATCATATCGGAGAAAATGGAAATATAATGATTGTCCATCCTCACAAACAAGGGAAGGATGCACGAAAAATCTTCTCGTTCAATAAAGTATTTGGAACAAATGCAACTCAAC AGCAAATATATGCAGATACCCAATCATTGATCAGATCAGTTTTAGATGGTTTTAATGTCTGCATCTTCGCCTATGGACAAACTGGCTCTGGGAAGACATACACTATG AGTGGCCCTGATTTCACAGCAGAAGATACTTGGGGTGTCAACTACCGAGCTTTGCAAGACctatttcagatttcaaaaTCCAGAattaacatgattgaatatgaaATCCGAGTCCAGATGATTGAGATATACAATGAACAAGTCAGAGACCTTTTAGTTGTTGATGGCTCTTCCAGAAG GTTAGATATTCGAAACAATTCTCAGCTCAATGGTCTGAATGTACCTGATGCATGTTTAGTCCACGTTAACTGCACCAAACATGTCCTTGACTTGATGGGGGTTGGCCTAAAGAATCGTGCTGTGGGTGCAACGGCTCTGAACGAAAGGAGTAGCCGATCTCACAG tatTTTAACCATCCATGTCCAAGGAAAAGAGTTGATCACCGGGTCCATTTTGAGGGGTTGTCTCCATTTGGTGGATTTAGCTGGTAGCGAGAGAGTTGACAAATCCGAGGCTGTTGGAGAAAGACTTAAGGAAGCGCAACATATAAATAAGTCACTTTCTGCACTCGGGGATGTTATCTCTGCTCTTGCTCAGAAGAATGCTCATATTCCTTACCGGAATAGCAAACTTACTCAAGTCCTCCAGGATTCTCTAG GTGGACAAGCTAAAACGTTGATGTTTGTGCATATAAATCCGGAATCTAATGCTATCGGAGAGACAATAAGTACCCTCAAGTTTGCAGAAAGGGTTGCCTCTATAGAACTTGGAGCTGCTCGAGCTAACAAAGAAACTACTGAACTTCGGGACCTCAAAGCCGAG ATCTCTAATTTGAAATCGTCATTAGAGAAGAAAGAAGCTGAACTGGAACATCTGAAATGTGCTAATGTAAGAAGCAATTCTGAAATACAAAAGGCAAGACCCGTTTCACCGGTACATGTGCCAAGGCTTGCGCGACCGGTTGATGATAAATCCATTGAG GTCAGAAGCTGTTCTTCGAGTAAGCAGAGGAGATCACGGTTTCCCTCCGGGTTTAAGGAACATGAGCCGATGCCAAAGATGCCCTTCATAGCCGAAGAGAAGCTTCCAAAGCCTGGAAATCCAAGGTCTCCATCTCCACCAGTGAGAAGGTCAATGTCTACTGACAGAGGAATTCTGATTAGGAGTAGGCTTAAGCCTGAAATAACAGAAAAACCTGTCCAAAAAGTTCAGTACCCTGCATCAGCTAGATCGGTATCAGTGAATAAACATCCCGGTCCACCACAAGGGAATCCGTTAGTTGACCTGTATGATGGCAACTTATTATTAAATCAGGAGAATGAACAACTCAAGCCAGTACTAAATACAAGGCAGATGTTGTCAGTAAGGAAAAGCAAACACGATATCAACAAACCGAAAACCAAGAATCAACAACCAGCAACTAGGATTCCAAAAGTTGATGAGACACACACTTTGTTGACAGACATTGATACTACTACAGGAGGAAAGATTGATGAGGGTAGAAAGAGTGACTTTTCTGAGCCTGAAAATGAAAACGGGTTATTTTCTTCTCCTATGTATAGCAGAAATTCTCGGTTGAAGAAGTTGCAGGCTAACTCTACTAAGAGTTCTCAGTATCTTGAACCAAG AGGACATACAAATACAGTAGACTCAGTTATGTCAGGAAGATTGGAAACACATCTTCAAAAGGAAAGCAACAATCCGTCCATGTCTGGGATAAGAAGAAGTCAGTCTACACCGCGTGGgaagtttttgattttgcctTAA
- the LOC110782085 gene encoding uncharacterized protein, translated as MISLSPSSLSLNPIFLSPSFFPNQAHAHPFNGAPLSFLSPAKPFFLTKTNIPNHSTFSANSATVQQQQGTEEKEEEEEEDFRVLTAIQSEFNQILILESETSKILLLDDTGSVHSILYKTQKWTNSYWDEHCSLPAIIPEGPIAIFGLGGGTVAHQLLEFWPRLVIDGWELDQVLIDQARMFFGLSELEMKGGGDGGGGILRVRVGDALSPAATVDGGYAGIMVDLFANGKVLPELEVAQTWVDMKEKLMPNGRIMVNCGAATTEVSAEEMKWEVNLTIKALCEAFGDEFVNWKRMPMSESGNYMAFTGPLPDLDLWSDSVPEKLSSTVKLWSPCKPVSGLV; from the coding sequence ATGATCTCTCTTTCACCCTCTTCACTCTCTCTCAACCCCATCTTTCTTTCTCCTTCATTCTTTCCAAACCAAGCTCATGCTCATCCCTTCAATGGCGCCCCTCTTTCCTTCTTATCCCCTGCAAAACCCTTCTTTCTCACTAAAACAAACATCCCCAATCACTCAACCTTTTCTGCAAATTCAGCCACAGTTCAACAACAGCAAGGTACagaggaaaaagaagaagaggaagaagaagacttTCGAGTTTTGACCGCAATACAAAGCGAGTTCAACCAGATATTAATCTTAGAATCCGAAACCTCCAAAATTTTACTATTAGATGATACTGGGAGTGTGCACAGCATACTGTATAAAACCCAGAAATGGACTAACTCATACTGGGATGAACATTGCAGCTTACCTGCAATAATTCCTGAAGGCCCAATTGCCATTTTCGGGTTAGGAGGCGGTACAGTTGCCCACCAGCTGCTCGAGTTTTGGCCTCGTTTGGTTATTGATGGATGGGAGCTTGACCAGGTTTTGATTGATCAAGCAAGGATGTTTTTCGGGTTGTCTGAGTTGGAAATGAAAGGTGgcggtgatggtggtggtgggattCTTCGAGTTCGTGTAGGAGACGCGCTGTCGCCTGCAGCAACTGTAGATGGTGGTTATGCTGGGATAATGGTGGATTTGTTTGCTAATGGGAAGGTTTTGCCGGAGTTGGAAGTTGCTCAAACTTGGGTTGACATGAAAGAGAAACTAATGCCTAATGGGAGGATCATGGTGAACTGTGGCGCGGCAACAACAGAGGTTTCTGCAGAAGAAATGAAGTGGGAAGTGAATTTGACTATTAAGGCATTGTGTGAAGCATTTGGTGATGAGTTTGTGAACTGGAAAAGGATGCCTATGAGTGAGAGTGGGAATTATATGGCATTCACCGGACCTTTGCCGGATTTGGATTTGTGGTCTGATTCTGTGCCAGAGAAATTGAGCTCCACCGTAAAGTTGTGGAGCCCTTGTAAGCCTgtgtctggtctggtctga
- the LOC110782084 gene encoding kinesin-like protein KIN-14F isoform X2 — MRQEKSTSNAVLSPIPNKNFRGLKALLSNNNTTNDDLIVDDMISDHELALRKAGESAARRYQATGWLREMDQVARDTLPKDPSEERFCLALRNGLILCNVLNKVNPGAVLKVVDNPVVTVQSPEGAAQSAIQYFENMRNFLVTVGNMKLLTFEASDLEKGGSTSKVVDCILCLKGYYEWKQAGGIGVWRYGGTVRITSFPKDCSSSSVGSESADDSLSSFDEYESLPYEQLSEFLHRSSKVSKEESEAAKSLCFLLDRYVLGILQAYVNQKSGVEDLPLNSMVIDIMIRKVVKDLSAVLVSQGVQLGLMLKNKLKSEAACFTHDEFLEAISRYLGSKMPVMNSDDAPECCVCGGRKEVICHCIRDSTSYKAVVDEQQKQLLELKSSFTETRLEVKKAHVQWDEEIKKLENHVKSLEVASSSYYKILEENRQLYNQVQDLKGSIRVYCRVRPFLHGQSDRESTVDHIGENGNIMIVHPHKQGKDARKIFSFNKVFGTNATQQQIYADTQSLIRSVLDGFNVCIFAYGQTGSGKTYTMSGPDFTAEDTWGVNYRALQDLFQISKSRINMIEYEIRVQMIEIYNEQVRDLLVVDGSSRRLDIRNNSQLNGLNVPDACLVHVNCTKHVLDLMGVGLKNRAVGATALNERSSRSHSILTIHVQGKELITGSILRGCLHLVDLAGSERVDKSEAVGERLKEAQHINKSLSALGDVISALAQKNAHIPYRNSKLTQVLQDSLGGQAKTLMFVHINPESNAIGETISTLKFAERVASIELGAARANKETTELRDLKAEISNLKSSLEKKEAELEHLKCANVRSNSEIQKARPVSPVHVPRLARPVDDKSIEVRSCSSSKQRRSRFPSGFKEHEPMPKMPFIAEEKLPKPGNPRSPSPPVRRSMSTDRGILIRSRLKPEITEKPVQKVQYPASARSVSVNKHPGPPQGNPLVDLYDGNLLLNQENEQLKPVLNTRQMLSVRKSKHDINKPKTKNQQPATRIPKVDETHTLLTDIDTTTGGKIDEGRKSDFSEPENENGLFSSPMYSRNSRLKKLQANSTKSSQYLEPSCFSHAEDIQIQ; from the exons ATGCGGCAAGAGAAGAGCACGTCGAATGCAGTTTTATCTCCAATCCCAAACAAGAATTTCAGAGGATTGAAGGCTCTGCTTTCTAATAATAATACTACTAATGACGACTTAATTGTTGATGATATGATCAGTGATCATGAATTGGCTCTTCGAAAGGCTGGTGAATCAG CTGCAAGAAGGTATCAAGCAACAGGATGGCTAAGGGAAATGGACCAAGTAGCAAGGGATACCCTCCCAAAGGACCCCTCTGAAGAACGCTTTTGTTTAGCCTTACGGAATGGTCTAATCCTTTGCAATGTCCTTAATAAAGTCAACCCTGGTGCTGTACTTAAG GTTGTGGATAATCCAGTGGTGACAGTGCAATCTCCGGAAGGAGCAGCACAATCAGCCATTCAGTACTTTGAAAACATGAGGAATTTCTTGGTAACTGTTGGCAATATGAAGCTCTTGACTTTTGAAGCCTCTGACTTGGAAAAG GGAGGTTCTACAAGCAAAGTTGTGGACTGCATTCTTTGCCTAAAAGGCTACTACGAGTGGAAACAAGCTGGTGGAATTGGAGTATGGAGGTATGGTGGAACAGTGAGGATCACGTCATTCCCAAAAGACTGCTCCTCCTCTTCAGTTGGCAGTGAAAGTGCTGATGATTCATTGTCGTCGTTTGATGAATATGAATCATTACCGTATGAGCAGTTGTCCGAGTTTCTTCATCGGTCTAGTAAGGTTTCAAAGGAGGAATCAGAAGCAGCAAAAAGTCTATGTTTTTTACTAGATCGCTATGTGCTTGGGATTTTGCAAGCATATGTCAATCAGAAGAGTGGAGTTGAGGATTTGCCTTTGAATTCAATG GTAATTGATATTATGATCAGGAAGGTAGTCAAAGATCTTTCAGCAGTGCTTGTTTCTCAAGGTGTTCAG CTCGGGCTCATGTTGAAGAACAAGTTGAAGAGCGAGGCAGCGTGTTTTACACATGACGAATTCCTAGAAGCAATTTCACGGTATCTTGGCAGCAAGATGCCTGTTATGAATTCTGACGATGCACCAGAATGTTGCGTCTGTGGTGGAAGAAAAGAGGTTATCTGTCATTGTATCAGAGATTCCACAAGCTACAAGGCAGTGGTAGATGAGCAACAAAAACAACTTCTG GAACTCAAGTCGTCTTTTACAGAGACAAGATTAGAAGTGAAAAAGGCTCATGTACAATGGgatgaagaaattaaaaaacTAG AGAATCACGTAAAGAGTCTTGAAGTGGCATCATCGTCTTACTACAAGATTTTAGAAGAAAATCGTCAACTTTACAATCAAGTGCAAGACTTAAAAG GATCAATTCGAGTTTATTGTCGAGTAAGGCCGTTCTTGCATGGGCAATCTGACAGGGAATCAACTGTGGATCATATCGGAGAAAATGGAAATATAATGATTGTCCATCCTCACAAACAAGGGAAGGATGCACGAAAAATCTTCTCGTTCAATAAAGTATTTGGAACAAATGCAACTCAAC AGCAAATATATGCAGATACCCAATCATTGATCAGATCAGTTTTAGATGGTTTTAATGTCTGCATCTTCGCCTATGGACAAACTGGCTCTGGGAAGACATACACTATG AGTGGCCCTGATTTCACAGCAGAAGATACTTGGGGTGTCAACTACCGAGCTTTGCAAGACctatttcagatttcaaaaTCCAGAattaacatgattgaatatgaaATCCGAGTCCAGATGATTGAGATATACAATGAACAAGTCAGAGACCTTTTAGTTGTTGATGGCTCTTCCAGAAG GTTAGATATTCGAAACAATTCTCAGCTCAATGGTCTGAATGTACCTGATGCATGTTTAGTCCACGTTAACTGCACCAAACATGTCCTTGACTTGATGGGGGTTGGCCTAAAGAATCGTGCTGTGGGTGCAACGGCTCTGAACGAAAGGAGTAGCCGATCTCACAG tatTTTAACCATCCATGTCCAAGGAAAAGAGTTGATCACCGGGTCCATTTTGAGGGGTTGTCTCCATTTGGTGGATTTAGCTGGTAGCGAGAGAGTTGACAAATCCGAGGCTGTTGGAGAAAGACTTAAGGAAGCGCAACATATAAATAAGTCACTTTCTGCACTCGGGGATGTTATCTCTGCTCTTGCTCAGAAGAATGCTCATATTCCTTACCGGAATAGCAAACTTACTCAAGTCCTCCAGGATTCTCTAG GTGGACAAGCTAAAACGTTGATGTTTGTGCATATAAATCCGGAATCTAATGCTATCGGAGAGACAATAAGTACCCTCAAGTTTGCAGAAAGGGTTGCCTCTATAGAACTTGGAGCTGCTCGAGCTAACAAAGAAACTACTGAACTTCGGGACCTCAAAGCCGAG ATCTCTAATTTGAAATCGTCATTAGAGAAGAAAGAAGCTGAACTGGAACATCTGAAATGTGCTAATGTAAGAAGCAATTCTGAAATACAAAAGGCAAGACCCGTTTCACCGGTACATGTGCCAAGGCTTGCGCGACCGGTTGATGATAAATCCATTGAG GTCAGAAGCTGTTCTTCGAGTAAGCAGAGGAGATCACGGTTTCCCTCCGGGTTTAAGGAACATGAGCCGATGCCAAAGATGCCCTTCATAGCCGAAGAGAAGCTTCCAAAGCCTGGAAATCCAAGGTCTCCATCTCCACCAGTGAGAAGGTCAATGTCTACTGACAGAGGAATTCTGATTAGGAGTAGGCTTAAGCCTGAAATAACAGAAAAACCTGTCCAAAAAGTTCAGTACCCTGCATCAGCTAGATCGGTATCAGTGAATAAACATCCCGGTCCACCACAAGGGAATCCGTTAGTTGACCTGTATGATGGCAACTTATTATTAAATCAGGAGAATGAACAACTCAAGCCAGTACTAAATACAAGGCAGATGTTGTCAGTAAGGAAAAGCAAACACGATATCAACAAACCGAAAACCAAGAATCAACAACCAGCAACTAGGATTCCAAAAGTTGATGAGACACACACTTTGTTGACAGACATTGATACTACTACAGGAGGAAAGATTGATGAGGGTAGAAAGAGTGACTTTTCTGAGCCTGAAAATGAAAACGGGTTATTTTCTTCTCCTATGTATAGCAGAAATTCTCGGTTGAAGAAGTTGCAGGCTAACTCTACTAAGAGTTCTCAGTATCTTGAACCAAG CTGCTTTTCCCATGCAGAGGACATACAAATACAGTAG